A section of the Bryobacteraceae bacterium genome encodes:
- a CDS encoding peptidase M14 has product MRRCLLLLAAAAAAVSAQQKFEFWPGAQYDPAIPTVEKVLGFEPGTRHATHADIVRYFEALAAAAPSRIRLFDYGKTWEGRRLFYAAISGEDNIRRLNEIRAAQQRLADPRKTTANEAAKLIASSPSVLALMYGVHGNEISSPDAALVTAYHLLAARNDPMMDQVRRHVVVLLDPLQNPDGRERFIHNFVTNVGLEPDPHPAAAERAEPWPGGRANHYLFDMNRDWFALTQPETLGRVRYLREWLPHVVVDLHEMGSNSTYFFTPGAPPYNPNITAGQKKQMQWFGQNNAKYFDRFGWPYFTREVFDEFYPGYGASWPWFYGGMGMTYENASVRGLVVRRSDDTLYRYQESVQKHFIASIATCETAARQREQLLSSFWRYQVTAVEEGQKEPIKEYVLPRRGDTSAVDKLASLLAEHGIEVRRASAEFEAGGKKYPAGSYLISAAQPRKRFIRALLERNVPLDEAFVKEQERRRKKGLPDEIYDVTGWSLPLMYNVECDPLEAPVNVASTPITAPYQPKGSVSGRAQVAYLVPWGTQAAGRFLTAALRDGLRVLSANKPFTQNGRNYPSGTLIVLVKQNGSDIHDKVARLAASSGAEVIATDSSWVDDGINFGSNNVSTLRRPGIALVWDSPTSSLSAGATRFVLERQYGYPVTVLRASSLATADLSRFHVLILPDAGGFGGGYAAALNAATARIQQWVREGGVLVGIGGALAWLSSPQVNLLAIQQEQLAREGASATAARQPETAKPAAAQQPAAAAPGQQTAAAPAAAGPVPGKLLVKEEDFEKAIEPDTRLPDAVAGVIVRARVDPETWVTAGLPDTLNVLVNGRAIYTPIKRDRGVNAVIFDAPDRLLQSGYLWEENRRQLAFKPFVVISSQGRGAVVGFTADPNFRAFHDGLNVLFLNAVFRFPGPTVRGGAADQEQ; this is encoded by the coding sequence ATGCGTCGCTGTCTCCTCCTGCTGGCCGCCGCTGCGGCCGCCGTCTCTGCACAACAGAAATTTGAATTCTGGCCGGGCGCACAGTACGATCCGGCCATCCCGACCGTCGAGAAAGTCCTCGGCTTCGAGCCGGGAACGCGGCACGCCACGCACGCCGACATCGTGCGCTACTTTGAGGCGCTGGCCGCGGCCGCGCCCTCCCGCATCCGCCTGTTCGATTACGGCAAAACTTGGGAAGGAAGGCGCCTCTTCTATGCCGCCATCTCCGGCGAAGACAACATCCGCCGCCTGAACGAAATCAGGGCCGCACAGCAGCGGCTGGCAGATCCGAGAAAGACCACTGCCAACGAGGCGGCGAAACTCATCGCCTCGTCGCCCTCCGTGCTGGCGCTGATGTACGGCGTCCACGGCAACGAGATTTCCTCTCCGGACGCGGCGCTCGTCACCGCCTACCACCTGCTGGCCGCGCGCAACGACCCGATGATGGACCAGGTGCGGCGCCACGTCGTTGTTCTGCTCGACCCGCTCCAGAACCCCGACGGCCGCGAACGCTTCATCCACAACTTCGTCACCAATGTCGGCCTCGAGCCAGACCCGCACCCCGCCGCCGCCGAGCGCGCCGAGCCCTGGCCCGGCGGCCGCGCCAATCACTACCTGTTCGACATGAACCGCGACTGGTTCGCCCTCACCCAGCCGGAGACCCTGGGCCGCGTCCGTTACCTCCGCGAATGGCTCCCGCACGTCGTCGTCGATCTCCATGAAATGGGATCGAATTCTACGTATTTTTTCACTCCAGGCGCGCCTCCTTACAACCCGAATATCACCGCCGGCCAGAAAAAACAGATGCAGTGGTTCGGCCAGAATAACGCGAAATATTTCGACCGTTTCGGCTGGCCCTATTTCACCCGCGAAGTCTTCGACGAATTCTACCCCGGCTACGGCGCCTCCTGGCCCTGGTTTTACGGCGGCATGGGCATGACCTACGAGAACGCCAGCGTGCGCGGACTCGTCGTGCGCCGCTCCGACGATACGCTCTACCGCTATCAGGAGAGCGTCCAGAAACACTTCATCGCTTCCATTGCCACCTGCGAAACCGCCGCGCGCCAGCGCGAACAGCTCCTGTCGAGCTTCTGGCGCTATCAGGTCACCGCGGTGGAGGAGGGCCAGAAGGAACCCATCAAGGAGTATGTGCTCCCGCGGCGTGGGGACACAAGCGCTGTCGACAAGCTCGCCTCTCTTCTGGCCGAGCACGGCATCGAAGTGCGCCGCGCCAGCGCCGAATTCGAGGCCGGCGGGAAAAAATACCCCGCCGGATCCTACCTGATCAGCGCCGCCCAGCCCCGCAAGCGGTTTATCCGCGCGCTGCTCGAGCGCAACGTGCCTCTGGACGAGGCCTTCGTGAAGGAGCAGGAACGCCGCCGGAAAAAGGGGCTGCCGGACGAGATCTATGACGTCACCGGCTGGAGCCTGCCGCTGATGTACAACGTCGAATGCGACCCGCTCGAAGCGCCCGTCAATGTGGCTTCGACGCCCATCACCGCGCCCTACCAGCCCAAAGGTTCGGTCAGCGGGCGCGCTCAGGTCGCCTATCTGGTTCCCTGGGGCACTCAGGCGGCGGGGCGCTTCCTCACCGCCGCGCTGCGCGACGGCCTGCGCGTGCTCAGCGCCAACAAGCCGTTCACGCAAAACGGGCGCAATTATCCTTCGGGCACGCTGATCGTGCTCGTGAAGCAGAATGGAAGCGACATTCACGACAAAGTCGCCCGCCTGGCGGCCTCCAGCGGCGCCGAAGTGATCGCGACAGACTCCAGTTGGGTGGACGACGGAATCAACTTCGGCAGCAATAACGTGAGCACGCTCCGCCGGCCCGGCATCGCTCTGGTCTGGGATTCGCCCACTTCGTCGCTCTCCGCTGGCGCCACCCGGTTCGTGCTTGAGCGCCAGTACGGCTATCCCGTCACCGTGCTTCGCGCTTCCAGCCTCGCCACGGCTGACCTGAGCCGCTTCCACGTGCTGATCCTTCCCGACGCGGGCGGCTTCGGCGGCGGCTACGCCGCCGCACTGAATGCCGCAACGGCGCGCATCCAGCAGTGGGTGCGCGAAGGCGGCGTGCTCGTCGGCATCGGCGGAGCGCTTGCGTGGCTCTCGAGCCCTCAGGTGAATCTGCTCGCCATCCAGCAGGAGCAGCTTGCCCGCGAAGGTGCCTCCGCCACGGCCGCGCGCCAGCCGGAGACAGCCAAACCGGCGGCCGCCCAACAGCCAGCGGCCGCCGCGCCCGGGCAACAGACCGCCGCGGCTCCAGCCGCGGCGGGCCCCGTGCCCGGCAAACTGCTGGTCAAGGAAGAGGACTTCGAGAAAGCCATCGAACCGGACACCCGGCTGCCAGACGCCGTGGCGGGCGTCATCGTGCGCGCGCGTGTCGATCCCGAAACCTGGGTCACCGCCGGCCTGCCGGACACGCTCAACGTCCTCGTCAACGGCCGCGCCATCTACACGCCCATCAAGCGCGACCGCGGCGTCAACGCCGTCATCTTCGACGCCCCGGACAGGCTGCTGCAATCCGGCTACCTCTGGGAAGAGAACCGCAGGCAGCTCGCCTTCAAACCCTTCGTCGTGATCTCCAGTCAGGGCCGCGGCGCCGTGGTCGGCTTCACTGCCGACCCCAATTTCCGAGCCTTCCACGATGGACTGAATGTGCTCTTCCTGAACGCCGTCTTCCGCTTCCCCGGACCCACCGTGCGCGGCGGCGCCGCTGACCAGGAGCAGTAG